The genomic DNA CCAGCAGACACAAACTGCGCCATACCAATACCAAAAGCCCGATGAAAACCAGCTAGAAGAACACCGCCACTACAGAAACGTAGACGGTCGCACGATCCATTCCCCTGCGCACACTCGCAACGAGCAAGCCCCATCAGGAGCCACAGCAAAGTGCGGCGATGGCACGTTCAGCTTTAGCCAGCACCATCGGGGTACTTGTTCACGGCATGGGGGTGTGGTGAGTTGGTTGTAAGATATTCTCTTTAGACTTGGTGTATAATGCGCAAATTCTACATTTTACTCTTTTTGGGTTTATTTTCCCCTTGTGCGGCAGCTTTTGCTCAAGATGCAAACACTCCTCTGCTTACGAGTTGGGGAGTCACATTTTCAGAAAATGCCGCGCCAAACTGCGCTGTGACGACATCTATCGACCAGCCAACTTTCGCCGCTCATGTTCAGGATATGGTTGATGCTGATATTTTTAGCAAAAAAGTCAGCCCGACATTAGGAAATGTCGCCCCTCATTACCTTATGAATATTTTTGAGGCGGAAACTGCTCCTTACATCGTGAAAGGATTCTTTGACAGAAATCCTACAATTGATCAGTGTACGTTTGTTTTTCAGTATGTAAATCCAGATGATTACGGGAATAATGCTACCTATCCAATGGTATCATTTGATTTCACCCGCGCCCTTTACCAAAAAGTGAACTGGCCGCGCTTTAATGAAGATAACTTACGGAAGATTGCGCCCAACTTTAAAGGAGACGCGCATTTCGGAGCGCTACTTAACGATGAAACATTTCCGGCCCTGATGATGTTAAAGAGCAACGAATAAATATCATCCACATTCTATTGATGGCACGATTACCTCAATGATTTCTGCTCGTTGTGGAGAAATCATTGAGATTTGTAATTCGATTCACCAGCGCCGCTTGCCTGCTCTCAACGAAAGCTCATCTGCCCCGGAAAGGATTTGACCACCATAGGAGACCAAACGATCAAACTCAGGTAAAGAACGCCTAATCTTTAATAGACATCCCCGCTTTTTCTGCCGCTAAACGCATAGCGCTTGTTATATCTAATTTTGGGTTTGCGTGACACTGAGCAAGGAACCCTATTAAAAGGCGAGGATAATCATTTCCAATTGTGTCAGCATCTATATGCGCAGAAAACATCAATGTCCCTAAAAACACATTATTATGGCTTGTGTCGGCGGGCGATAAATTTTTGTGCATATCTATGAATTTGATAAAGCTTTCGCATGAATCCGAAGGTGAAATGTCCGATACAATCAGATTGCGTGCGTTAAAGTTAATCGGTGGCCGACGCTTTTCGTCCGGCAAAATATAAGAAAAATCTCCAGACCTAATGCATCCACGAACCAAATCTGTGCCGTTGTCGCTTTGCAAACAAGCTTCAGCATTATTTACATCGTTTTTATTCTCAATGGCAGTTATGCCAATGCGTTTCCCATCAATGGAATCCTGAGATAGCATATAAGTGCTTTTAGATTGATATTGCCATGATGAGGGCAAATGGTAGCGGTTGACCACAAATTTTCTTGCCGCCTCTTCATGCTTTTTATTTAACCGCTCCAAAGCATCATCAGATAACCCTGTAGGGATGGCCTCAGCTAGTTCGTTAACATACTCGTCATATACCATGAGAGGCCAAGGCGCGATTTCCGTGGCAGGGAAAACATCAAATCCGCTCCCTACCCGCTCTCCTTCTGGCTGTAGATCAAAATAAGCATCTGCAAGATTTTTATATTCTGTAGGAGACCTATCCCCCCATGGATTATTTAAGAAAATCCTTACTTTCCCAGTAACGGCACCATTTTTTGCTGCTAAACGCGCAAGGTAAGCCGCTGTAGCTGCCCAGTCCTCCATGCGCCCACCATCTTCAATCATAACCGAAATTTGGGCGTCAGGAACGCTGGGATTCGTATAGTTACGTACTGCTTCAATAATCGTAAATGGCAAAACATTACCTGAAAAAACAAGCGGTCTCCCCTCTGTTTGCGGAGCCACTTGCTCGTTTTGGGGGCGTCCAAGCGAACTGGCGTGTTCATTTTTGTATTGATTATAAAAATAGAGACTGCCGACTGTAGTAATTGCAACTGCGGCAATTACCGTCCTCCACATAGATTTATCGTCCATATTACGCTCTTTTTTTTGCGTTCAAAGGACACTAATACCAAACCCTTGGAGAACAATCATCACCAGCCCGGAACACCCGGCACCCGTGGCGTTGAAAGTGGATCTGGCATAGCATTACTTGCCCGCATTTCGCGGTCATAATCCTTCCTAACCACACTTTGCACATGCCCGGCGATCTGCTTGCCATCTAGGTAAACAGATACATGCGTGTCACCTTCCTGAACCGTTGTTGGCTGGGTTCGCATCTGCACAGGGGGCGTCCATGCGCCAGTTGGGGTTACGTTTACTTTGCGGGCAATCCCATCGCTTTGAAGAAAGCCCTCATTAATCGCGTATGTAGCTGCACCTAAAAGCCCCCCGCCCAAAGCGCCGAAAGCTGCCGCTGGCACTGCCGGAACGCCCCCAAAAGGTAGCGCTACTGTTGCCCCTGTCGCAGCACCTGCGGCCGCACCGCTAACTCCAGCCTCGATAAAGCGCCGCAACCACCCCGGCAAACTGTCCATGGCCTTCCCAATAAGGCCGCCCACACTCGTTACGACTTGCAGCAACATATAAACATCATTGGCAAACATACGGATATCGTCAGGATGTTTCTCAGCGAAGTCTGCCATGCCGTTAAAGGTTTGGGTCAGCAGATTGATGGACTTCACAAACGGCCCCTGAGTAATGCGGCCTATCGTAAACTCTAGCCGTTCGAAGGAAGTATCCATCGCCAACTGGGCGGCTTTCGGGCCTTTTGCTAGGGCATCAAGCGTTTTGGCTACATCTGTGCGCCTTGCCGCGGCAGACTGCCGAGCAATGTTACCCTCTGCGCCGGTTGTCTCATTAACCACATCTTGAACATTGTTACGCTGGAAATATCCTATCATTTCAGGGTGCGCCCTCAGCAGGGGTGAGATATGCTTCGTAATCCATCCAATCGGATCTTCAGCAAGCGTTTGCTGATCGACAAACTGACCGTTACGGCCAATTAATCCGAACTTCTTTTGGCTAAAATACGCGAAATCCTTCTTCGTCATGCGGGTATGGTTGCCGAGGAATAAATCGTCAAACGACTTAATAGCGGTTGCCGCGCGGTTCGGATTGACATCGATGAAATGGGAAAAATTCAACAGCCCCTCATCAGACATACGCATGCCTTCTGCGCCCGCTGATTTGGCAAATGCCAAAAACTTGTGACCATTCATGAACTGCTTGTTAGCAATATACATTGCCAACGCTGTATTCGTGCTTTTTTCTGCGCGATCGAACGAAAACTGGCCCGTCTTCTTATCGTAAAACCTATTGGAAAGATCCTGCGCCCGGATAAAGTCTATGCTTTCCTTCATGGCGGCTTCTGGGCTCTTGCCCATAAGAAGAAAAGATTTATCAACCCGGTTTAGGAGGCTGGCAATGTGTGGCGACTCTCCCACTTCGCCCCCAGACAATTGGTACGATTCCTGTGCAATCCGGGCAGCATCATTAGGCGCAAGAAACGGGTTATCCTTCATCGATTGCTGCGCGATTGCCTGAATGGCCCCCATATTCTGCGCGGCCACAGGGTCGCCACTCATCCCCCGGAATGTCTGGTCATACCCGGCTGCCTGATCAAACCCACTGGCGGCAAAGTGCGCTACACCATGAGCCCCCTCATAAGCTGCTAGAGGACCCACCCAATGCGGCAGACGTGCTGCGGCTGCTATGGTTGCGCCACGCTCGGCCATGTTTGCGGCAGGTGAGCCAGAAGGCGCGTTAGAAATCGGCTTCCACGGCCCGTAGGTCTGGTTCCCGCCCACCCACTTGCCATCCATGCGCAAGTTTCCCGGATACGGGATAAGGGCAGTCCCCGGGACAGGCTCACTCTGCGTCCAATTTGGCCGATAATCAGCAGGATTTTCAACGCGACGAAAGTTAGGGGTATTCCCCATACTATCGCCATGCCCCGGCAGCGGAATAAGCGCAGTTCCGGTCTGTGGAGGCGGCAATAACGGAACAGGAGCGCCCGGCACATTCATAGCCGCAGCAGAATATGGAGAAACGTAAGAACCACCGGCATCTGTAATCGGCGTAGCTGATGGCGGAACGGGAGATGTCGCACGCGCGCGACCAGTCGGCACAGGAGATACGAAGGGCGCAAAGCCTCCAGCACCCTCGCCAGACTGCGGAGCAACAGGCGCACGAAACTTAGTGGAAGCCGCAGCAATCGTGCGCGCTGCCCGTGCTGCACGCTCCATATCAGAGGCCATACCAGCGGTTAGTCGCCGCGCGCCGCCCAGAGACGAAACCATGTTGTTGAAGCCCATCTGCACGTCTTTCTGGGTAGACGCCAGACGTTCCAGAGCGCGGATCATTTCGCCAACAGGACCGACAACCTGTGTGGCATCAGCGACTAGCGAGACACCGATTTTATAGGCTTCAACAGTCATAATTATTTCCTACTGGAGAGCATCCAGAGTCTCATGCTTGAGGAGGCAGTACAAGGGTTGTGAGGCCGCATGGTCAGGGGAATGATCTCGGTAGGATCCCAAAAGTTGCCTTCCCACGAGACTTCGCTTAAGAAGCCCCCGTGCTAGATAAAAATCCGACATCTGACGAAGGATCTGGCAACCCAATTTCTTCTGAGGCTTGCCTTCGTCTTCCGTGGCCAGATTGGTTTCCTCCTGTAACGATCCATTCCCCTTATGGAAGCAAGTCAGTGAGTGGATTCGTGTATTGCAAGGATCCCGACGTAAACTGCGCTAAATCCATTGGTGATGTAGATGCGGCTTTTTGTGCGGTCGATAAATTTATAGATGCTTCAGCATTAGAAAAAATTTCCCAGAATTTGTGTGGCATTACTACATACGTGGTTGCCCCTGCGAAGCCACCAGACGCGCGCCGTAATGTCCTTGCTCTTACTTTTGCCGCAATTATCGCCCAAGAATTGGGCTTAGAGCTAGCGGATAACATCTTTCAATATCCTCGTGCAAAGCGCGATAGAAATGGAAACTTTGTTTTTCGCATAGCAAATGCGCCAGAATTTTTTGGTGACATTGTCGCCAACGCCGACTATGTTGTTGTTGACGACGTATTGACATATGGCGGAACTCTTGCTGGGCTACGCGCATATATAGAATGCAACGGTGGCAGAGTAATCTGTATGTCTACTCTCGCTGGCAATCCACCTGGAGAAGAGCAGATCGCCGTTACACCATCGTCTATAGCGAGTCTTAGTCGTATGGAGGGTGGTAAGTTAAATGAGTTTTTTTTGGAGGTATTAGGTTATGGACTTGACTGTTTCACGGAACGGGAAGCTGGCAAACTCCGATCGCTCCTCCAAAAGGAGTGGAAAAAAAATTTCTCTTTGGACTTCCTCAGAAAAAGAATCCTTCGTGAACGACACGAAGCGGCTACAGGCTGAGATTAATGCAAAAGTCACAACCCGCACGCCTCGGTTTGGACTAACAAAGCCCAAAGTTAGGAAGTGCGCCTAGTTTAGCCGACTGGTTTTTCTGCCAGTTAGTAAGGTGGCTCATGGGCGGCCTCTCTCATTCTCAACCCGCATTAAACCGACTCACTCATCCCCTTCCCGCTGGTTAGGAAGGGGTAGCCCACACATCGCACGAACAGCAAGCGCACCAATACGACGCACGATCTTGTGCTCATTCCTAAAGGCCGCCACAGAAAGCTCTGGGCGTGGCGGCTGATAGTTTTTCTGCTCCATGCGGCCAAGTTCAAACACTACGGCCTTGATGTCGTCAGAACCAATAGAAGCATGCACCACAGGACCGGCCTCGGATATACGTACGCCATAGCTCTCGCGCATATCGCCGGTTCGTAACCCCGGATCATCCGGCGTAAATCCCAACCTGATACGCTCGTCTATAGTGCTGTCTGCCAGTGGAGCAGTTGGCAAACCGGGTTCAGGCCCATCCAAATAATGGCCGATCTGTTCTTTCGTATCGCGCTCAATAAGGGCAGCGCCCTCTTCCACGCCACGATGAACGGCCACATCAACCGCAAGCCCCCTTGTCGTCAGATGGCCTATGAATCCCTCAATGGTCTTAAACTGCCGCACCATCTGGCACCTCAATGAACATCATGGCATTCCAATCGAACGTTTCCCCACGCATTTCGCGCAGAGCTACGCAGGCGGCCAACCTGCGCTTATCGCTCCATTTCCCGCAAACTTCCCACGGCACCCCATTTTGAACGAGAAACAGCATTTCCCTAAAAATGGGGTGCTCGCTCAGTTTTTTACTGCGGCCTTTTCATCGGCAGAACTGGCGTCTTTTTTACCGTAAAAAATCGGCATCAGCGCAGCTACGCCATCATTGCCGATATCGTTGGCCAGTTCCTTCACTTCGTCTTTCGTAATCGGCATCTGCACAGGCACACCATCAATAGCCGTCACAGAGCAGACCATCTGCGCATACCCCAGCCACGCACCGGCAAACTGTGAACTCATGGCAGAGCCTGCGGCTTCAATCAGATCCAGCATACTGCCCGGATCAATTTCTTTCAGGGAAAGAGTTTTACCTGCTGCCGTTTTAACTTCTGCTGGAATGCTCATGAAATTTTAGTCCGAATTGGAGAGAAGAAGCTGAGGGTCTGGTAAACAATCCCCTCTTTTTGCCATGTGCCGCCCGCTGAAAGCGAAAGCCCTACCTGGCTGAACTGCCATTTGGACGTGCTGCTGTCTGGCTCGCTGATATACTGGTAAATGGTGCCGGAATTGATCGTACCAGCAGACCAGAATCCTTCTTCAATGGCCGCAATCAAATCATCAACAGCGCGATTAGCACGGGCAATCGTAAAGCTTCCGCGCCAACCATTCGGTGTTGCAAATTCAATCGGCGTGCTGCTGAGCGGATCTGCACGCTGTGTTGTAGTTTCCTGATTGGCGGTAAAACCGGTCACGTCCCGCAGATCAATGCGGGTGCCTGCCCAAAGGAGGGTAAGCCGACAGTTCCGGCCAATGCTGTATGGGTTGGTAGCCATTTCTTAGCCCCCAGAAGCCACAGTGACAGTCACACCCTGACCGCCCTGCAAGTTGACGATGAAGTAGCGCAGGATGCCCATGTATTTGACCTTCACATCGGCCTGCACATAACCAAGGGCTGTACGACTATCCGGGTTGTTGCTGGTGTCGCACACGACCGAATACGGAGTGCTACCGTCCGTGCTGCCAAGAACACCTTCCGTCAGCATATTGGCTAGGAAACCCAGCAGCGTAGCTTCAATGTTGGTGAACAGATCGGCATTAATCGTCTGGCCGATATAGGAACCCATCCCTGTGGCAAATGTCTCTGCCAGATAGTTCGTCAGGCGTGTGTAATTATCGCCATTTACTGCTGCGGATGTGGAGCAATTGATGCCACCACGCACAGCCCAATAGTTCCCGCCTGGTGCTGGATAACAGATCACATCAATCCCGGCTTCAAACAAGGCTGACAACTCTGCATCAGAATACGAAAGCAGCGTGCCAGAACTTGTCAAACCTGCCTTCTG from Acetobacter ascendens includes the following:
- a CDS encoding DUF3761 domain-containing protein, whose product is MNVLKKLLLAAFAAFSFINPALAFDPSTYQDQQTQTAPYQYQKPDENQLEEHRHYRNVDGRTIHSPAHTRNEQAPSGATAKCGDGTFSFSQHHRGTCSRHGGVVSWL
- a CDS encoding phosphoribosyltransferase, which produces MLDKNPTSDEGSGNPISSEACLRLPWPDWFPPVTIHSPYGSKSVSGFVYCKDPDVNCAKSIGDVDAAFCAVDKFIDASALEKISQNLCGITTYVVAPAKPPDARRNVLALTFAAIIAQELGLELADNIFQYPRAKRDRNGNFVFRIANAPEFFGDIVANADYVVVDDVLTYGGTLAGLRAYIECNGGRVICMSTLAGNPPGEEQIAVTPSSIASLSRMEGGKLNEFFLEVLGYGLDCFTEREAGKLRSLLQKEWKKNFSLDFLRKRILRERHEAATG